A stretch of Bacteroidota bacterium DNA encodes these proteins:
- a CDS encoding T9SS type A sorting domain-containing protein: MKKLFLSFVIIFFFITAVSFSQGTWTQKADFGGGNRLGAVGFSIGTKGYIGIGTDTGYILKNDFWEYDPSIDVWSQKANFTGSLRSDAAGFSIGTKGYVGTGAILSGSTNTFYEWDQATNTWSQKSNLNGGPRCCTVGFSIGTKGYIGTGQNNQPPIITYNDFWEWDPSTNIWTQKANFGGSTRWYAAGFSIGTKGYVGVGWNGSCPVDFWEWDQATNIWTQKASFGGGQSTGAVGFSIGTKGYLGIGCDCSGNCINNFWEWDQTTNIWTQKTNFSGAVRNGAVGFSIGTKGYVGTGGSSSTTYYKDFWEFDPNGVGVHENELNNSISVFPNPSNGKMQVALAAGSGSLTTIDIYNVHGEKVTQSNIPSGASLPAGQAGNLTIDISNQPKGIYFVKVQSESKIYTEKVVIQ, from the coding sequence ATGAAAAAACTTTTCCTCTCCTTCGTAATTATTTTCTTTTTTATTACAGCCGTTTCGTTTTCCCAAGGCACATGGACTCAAAAAGCAGATTTTGGAGGAGGAAACAGGTTGGGTGCGGTTGGCTTTTCTATAGGCACAAAAGGGTACATTGGTATTGGAACAGACACGGGATATATATTAAAAAATGATTTCTGGGAATATGACCCTTCAATAGATGTATGGTCTCAAAAAGCAAATTTTACCGGATCTTTACGATCAGATGCTGCTGGTTTTTCTATCGGAACAAAGGGATATGTAGGCACAGGTGCAATTTTAAGTGGAAGTACAAATACTTTTTATGAATGGGACCAGGCAACAAATACATGGTCACAAAAAAGTAATTTAAATGGAGGTCCCCGCTGTTGTACTGTAGGATTTTCTATTGGAACAAAGGGATACATTGGTACTGGTCAGAACAATCAGCCGCCAATTATTACATACAATGATTTTTGGGAATGGGATCCATCGACAAATATTTGGACTCAAAAGGCAAATTTTGGAGGAAGTACAAGATGGTATGCAGCCGGTTTTTCAATAGGTACTAAAGGTTATGTAGGTGTTGGATGGAATGGTTCCTGTCCTGTAGATTTTTGGGAATGGGACCAAGCAACAAATATTTGGACGCAAAAAGCAAGTTTTGGCGGAGGCCAAAGTACCGGGGCTGTAGGATTTTCAATCGGCACAAAAGGATATCTTGGTATTGGTTGTGATTGCAGTGGAAATTGTATTAATAATTTTTGGGAATGGGACCAAACAACAAATATCTGGACACAAAAAACAAATTTCAGCGGAGCAGTAAGAAATGGTGCAGTCGGTTTTTCAATTGGTACAAAGGGATATGTGGGAACAGGCGGCAGTTCTTCCACTACATATTATAAAGATTTCTGGGAGTTTGACCCCAATGGCGTGGGAGTACATGAAAATGAATTAAACAATTCTATTTCTGTTTTTCCTAATCCATCAAATGGGAAAATGCAAGTTGCACTGGCAGCAGGCAGCGGCAGTTTAACTACTATTGATATTTATAATGTTCATGGAGAAAAAGTTACACAAAGTAACATTCCGAGCGGAGCGAGCCTGCCTGCCGGACAGGCAGGGAATCTCACGATTGATATTTCAAACCAGCCCAAAGGAATATATTTTGTGAAGGTGCAGAGCGAGAGCAAGATTTATACTGAAAAAGTGGTGATACAGTAA